The following proteins are co-located in the Nitrospirota bacterium genome:
- a CDS encoding phosphoadenylyl-sulfate reductase — protein sequence MTASNRPSDVELKALSDSFESKQPQDVLAYALERYGSRIVLACSFGAEDVALLDMIQRISPRTPLFYLDTDFLFPETYEVRDRLVARYGLQPQQVIQVKSKLTPEQQAARYGEALWARDPDKCCELRKVEPLTRVLGGYEAWITGIRRDQAPTRANAGLVEWDEKFQLVKFNPLAKWSAADVWAYIRVHEVPYNVLHDRNYPSIGCTHCTAPVQPGEDPRAGRWKNFAKTECGLHK from the coding sequence ATGACGGCCAGCAATAGACCCTCCGATGTGGAACTGAAGGCACTCAGCGACTCGTTCGAGTCGAAGCAGCCGCAGGACGTGCTGGCCTACGCCCTGGAGCGGTACGGCTCCCGGATCGTGCTGGCCTGCAGCTTCGGCGCCGAGGACGTGGCGCTGCTGGACATGATCCAGCGGATCAGCCCGCGGACGCCGCTCTTCTACCTGGACACGGACTTCCTGTTTCCGGAGACCTACGAGGTGCGGGACCGTCTCGTCGCACGCTACGGCCTGCAGCCCCAGCAGGTCATCCAGGTCAAGTCGAAGCTCACGCCCGAGCAGCAGGCCGCCCGGTACGGCGAGGCCCTCTGGGCGCGCGATCCGGACAAATGCTGCGAGCTGCGGAAGGTGGAGCCGTTGACCCGCGTGCTCGGCGGCTACGAAGCCTGGATCACCGGCATCCGGCGGGACCAGGCGCCCACCCGCGCCAACGCCGGGCTGGTCGAATGGGACGAGAAGTTCCAGCTCGTGAAGTTCAACCCGCTGGCGAAGTGGTCGGCCGCGGACGTCTGGGCGTACATCCGCGTCCACGAGGTGCCCTACAACGTGCTCCACGACCGCAACTATCCCAGCATCGGGTGCACCCACTGCACCGCGCCGGTTCAGCCGGGGGAGGACCCGCGCGCGGGCCGATGGAAGAATTTCGCCAAAACCGAGTGCGGACTGCATAAGTAG
- a CDS encoding DsrE family protein produces MKKLAVIVTRGSYNNLLQACEFVRIAASAGMQVSVLFRDEAAAKLTSDRVKTLVFSDAYKGRESRAREILRERKRDDLAAILREIKEQGDVKWSVCRDSIELFELKVDQLIPELDEVQKAEAFWKEEVAQADRVLTF; encoded by the coding sequence ATGAAGAAGCTGGCGGTGATCGTGACGCGAGGCTCGTACAACAACCTGCTGCAGGCCTGCGAGTTCGTCCGGATAGCCGCGTCGGCCGGCATGCAGGTGAGCGTGCTCTTCCGGGACGAGGCGGCGGCCAAGCTGACGTCGGACCGGGTGAAGACACTGGTGTTTTCCGACGCCTACAAGGGAAGGGAGTCGCGGGCGCGGGAGATCCTGCGGGAGCGGAAGCGCGACGATCTGGCCGCGATTCTCCGCGAGATCAAGGAGCAGGGGGACGTCAAGTGGTCCGTCTGCCGGGACTCGATCGAGCTCTTCGAATTGAAGGTGGACCAGCTCATCCCGGAGTTGGACGAGGTGCAGAAGGCCGAGGCCTTCTGGAAGGAAGAAGTGGCGCAGGCCGACCGGGTCCTGACGTTCTAG
- a CDS encoding sulfurtransferase TusA family protein, protein MTPQTTHPVEIQTTPIPPAILEEIEAFEAEVARVNAGEVSTDIFKPFRLQHGIYGQRQPGVQMFRIKIPFGGLTANQIRRVAQLAETYTTGVGHVTTRQDIQLHFADLNDVGTMMRRLAEVGLTTREACANTVRNVTACHLAGVCQGEVFDVTPYAKTVALHLLRNPLNQSLPRKFKIAFSGCRHDCALTPIHDVGLLAARREDGTMGFRMVVGGGLGSTPRIAQVLREFVPMDELIPTIEAVIKVFDTLGNRKNRHKARMKFVIEKLGFEEFKRRWEEAYVAMGHARPDRSPIRLLQHQDEPPLIMPTSLKGGNGQRNGGGNGHADPETAYATWRRTNVIRQRQPGYAAVLIKLPMGDITSPQMYHMADLAERYSNGNLRTTINQNLIVRWVPESKLEDLHRELAAQGLADPGAEQVEDIIACPGTDTCGLGITSSKGLARAMAEIFPPGRVPEDLKDVTVKISGCHNSCAQHHIATIGLHGVGKRLGDHVAPHYELHLGGQVNGTARIGQMTVKLPAKNVPAAVSHLIEVYRRDRKPGENLQTFILRAGKSALKDEMIPYTIVPAFEEAPGYYYDWEGEDEFVLEDLGPGECAGGALEMIDNRILEAEQELYQARLQAEKHQHAFAVNKAYRAVLAGAKALLVTEGLDPATDAETLAEFERHLTSKGVVPASYRNLSEQVGDLGPKDVTPEFVQAKLAFARGFVEACKAATEEMGKDLKLKQAEASGGGQPSAAEPAPASQPATTQPTVSEPAAPVYDLRGVACPLNYVKTKLKLEMMEAGERLEVWLDAGEPIKNVPMSLRNDGHKVLAEEPLDAEKAHYKVLVEKVEG, encoded by the coding sequence ATGACTCCCCAAACGACCCATCCAGTCGAGATACAGACGACCCCCATCCCGCCCGCGATCCTCGAGGAAATCGAGGCGTTTGAAGCGGAAGTGGCCCGCGTCAACGCCGGCGAGGTCTCGACCGACATCTTCAAGCCGTTCCGCCTCCAGCACGGGATCTACGGCCAGCGCCAGCCCGGAGTGCAGATGTTCCGGATCAAGATTCCGTTCGGCGGCTTGACCGCCAACCAGATCCGGCGGGTTGCGCAACTGGCCGAGACCTACACGACCGGCGTCGGCCACGTGACCACGCGCCAGGACATCCAGCTCCACTTCGCGGATCTGAACGACGTGGGCACCATGATGCGGCGGCTGGCGGAAGTCGGGCTGACGACCCGCGAGGCCTGCGCCAACACCGTGCGCAACGTGACCGCCTGCCACCTGGCCGGGGTCTGCCAGGGCGAGGTCTTCGACGTGACACCCTACGCCAAGACCGTGGCCCTGCACCTGCTCCGCAATCCGCTGAACCAGAGCCTGCCGCGGAAGTTCAAGATCGCCTTCTCCGGCTGCCGCCATGACTGCGCCCTGACTCCGATCCACGACGTCGGGCTCCTGGCCGCCAGGCGCGAGGACGGGACCATGGGCTTCCGGATGGTCGTGGGCGGCGGGCTCGGCTCCACGCCCCGGATCGCCCAGGTGCTGCGCGAGTTCGTCCCGATGGACGAGCTGATCCCGACGATCGAGGCCGTGATCAAGGTCTTCGACACGCTGGGCAACCGCAAGAACCGCCACAAGGCCCGGATGAAGTTCGTAATCGAGAAGCTGGGCTTCGAGGAGTTCAAGCGGCGCTGGGAGGAGGCCTACGTCGCCATGGGGCACGCGAGGCCCGACCGGAGCCCGATCAGGCTCCTTCAACACCAGGACGAGCCGCCGCTCATCATGCCGACCTCCCTCAAGGGCGGGAACGGCCAGAGGAACGGCGGAGGCAACGGCCACGCCGACCCGGAAACCGCCTACGCCACGTGGAGGCGGACCAACGTGATCCGGCAGCGGCAGCCCGGCTACGCCGCCGTGCTCATCAAGCTCCCGATGGGAGACATCACGTCGCCCCAGATGTACCACATGGCCGACTTGGCCGAGCGGTACTCCAACGGCAACCTGCGGACCACCATCAACCAGAACCTGATCGTCCGGTGGGTGCCCGAGTCCAAATTGGAGGACCTCCATCGCGAGCTGGCCGCCCAGGGCTTGGCGGACCCCGGCGCGGAACAGGTCGAGGACATCATCGCCTGTCCGGGTACGGACACCTGCGGCCTCGGGATTACCTCCTCCAAGGGGCTGGCCCGCGCCATGGCGGAGATCTTCCCGCCCGGCCGGGTGCCCGAGGATCTCAAGGACGTGACCGTCAAGATCAGCGGCTGCCACAACTCCTGCGCCCAGCACCACATTGCGACGATCGGGCTGCACGGGGTGGGCAAGCGCCTCGGCGACCACGTGGCCCCCCACTATGAGCTGCACCTGGGCGGGCAGGTGAACGGGACGGCCCGGATCGGTCAGATGACGGTCAAGCTGCCGGCCAAGAACGTGCCGGCCGCCGTCTCGCACCTGATCGAGGTCTACCGCCGCGACCGCAAGCCGGGGGAGAATCTGCAGACCTTCATCCTTCGGGCGGGGAAGTCGGCCCTCAAGGACGAGATGATTCCCTACACGATCGTTCCGGCCTTCGAGGAGGCCCCAGGCTATTACTACGATTGGGAGGGGGAAGACGAATTCGTGCTGGAGGATCTCGGCCCGGGCGAGTGTGCCGGCGGGGCCTTGGAGATGATTGACAACCGCATCCTGGAGGCGGAGCAGGAGCTGTACCAGGCACGCCTCCAAGCGGAGAAACACCAGCACGCCTTCGCGGTGAACAAGGCCTATCGGGCGGTGTTGGCCGGGGCCAAGGCCCTGCTGGTGACCGAGGGCCTCGATCCCGCCACCGATGCCGAGACCCTCGCCGAGTTCGAGCGGCATCTGACAAGTAAAGGCGTTGTCCCCGCCTCCTACCGGAATTTGAGTGAACAGGTCGGAGACCTGGGCCCGAAAGACGTCACGCCGGAATTCGTCCAGGCCAAGCTGGCCTTCGCCCGCGGCTTCGTGGAGGCCTGCAAGGCCGCCACGGAGGAGATGGGGAAGGACCTGAAGCTGAAGCAGGCCGAGGCGTCGGGAGGCGGGCAGCCGTCCGCCGCCGAGCCGGCGCCGGCTTCCCAGCCGGCAACCACGCAGCCAACGGTCTCCGAGCCGGCGGCCCCGGTCTATGACCTCCGCGGGGTGGCCTGCCCCCTCAATTACGTCAAGACCAAGCTGAAGCTCGAGATGATGGAGGCGGGCGAGAGGCTGGAGGTCTGGCTGGACGCGGGCGAGCCGATCAAGAACGTGCCGATGAGCCTGCGGAACGACGGCCACAAGGTCCTGGCCGAAGAGCCGTTGGATGCAGAGAAGGCCCACTACAAGGTGCTGGTCGAGAAGGTGGAAGGCTGA